A single window of Alosa alosa isolate M-15738 ecotype Scorff River chromosome 11, AALO_Geno_1.1, whole genome shotgun sequence DNA harbors:
- the cnot1 gene encoding CCR4-NOT transcription complex subunit 1 isoform X5 has translation MNLDSLSLALSQISYLVDNLTKKNYRASQQEIQHIVNRHGPEADRHLLRCLFSHVDFSGDGKSSGKDFHQTQFLIQECVCLITKPNFISTLCYAIDNPLHYQKSLKPSSHLFTQLSKVLKLTKVQEVIFGLALLNSSSSDLRGFAAQFVKQKLPDLLRSYVDADLGGNQEGGFQDIAIEVLHLLLSHLLFGQKGFSGVGQEQIDVFLKTLCRDFPQERCPVVLAPLLYPEKRDILMDRILPDSGELTKTMMESSLAEFMQEVGYGFCASVDECRNIILQYGVREVTASQVARVLGMMARTHSGLSDGIPLQSISTPGSGIWSDGKDKSDGSQAHTWNVEVLIDVVKEVNPNLNFKEVTYELDHPGFMIRDSKGLQIVVYGIQRGLGMEVFPVDLIYRPWKHAEGQLSFIQHSLMNPDVFCFADYPCHTVAIDILKAPPEDDNREIATWKSLDLVESLLRLSEVGQYDQVKQLFSFPIKHCPDMLVLALLQISTSWHTLRHELISTLMPIFLGNHPNSAIILHYAWHGQGQSPSIRQLIMHSMAEWYMRGEQYDQAKLSRILDVAQDLKSLSMLLNGTPFAFVIDLAALASRREYLKLDKWLTDKIREHGEPFIQACVTFLKRRCPSIMGGLAPDKDQPKSAQLPPETLATMLACLQSCAGSVSQELSETILTMVANCSNVMNKARQPPPGVMPKGRAPSTSSLDAISPVQNIEISMTGLNLGPSATSHTPSMPGFPTPLGGSAFSNPQSPAKGFPSLNPNPSATFGIGGLSTQQLPAPLGIGSTLGMPAVNSDPFGTRKSTPGLNPPTFQQTDLSQVWPEANQHFSKEIDDEANSYFQRIYNHPPHPTMSVDEVLEMLQRFKDSSIKREREVFNCMLRNLFEEYRFFPQYPDKELHITACLFGGIIEKGLVTYMALGLALRYVLEALRKPFGSKMYYFGIAALDRFKNRLKDYPQYCQHLASIAHFLQFPHHLQECVQYIEYGQQSRDPPVKMQGTITTPGSVALAQAQSQAPKAPQAGQASTLVTTATTTTTAAKTTTITRPTAVNFKKDVPPSINTTNIDTLLVATDQTERIVEPPENVQEKIAFIFNNLSQSNMSQKVEELKETVKEEFMPWVSQYLVMKRVSIEPNFHSLYSNFLDTLKNPEFVKMVLNETYRNIKVLLTSDKAAANFSDRSLLKNLGHWLGMITLAKNKPILYQDLELKSLLLEAYVKGQQELLYVVPFVAKVLESSLRSVVFRPLNPWTMAIMNVLAELHQEHDLKLNLKFEIEVLCKNLSLDINDLKPGNLLKDKDTLKNLEEQLSAPKKETKPPEEMLPVGGTTAAPSAPATTTACTATGPPTPQFSYHDINVYALAGLAPHINININIPLLQAHPQLKQCVRQSIERAVQELVHPVVDRSIKIAMTTCEQIVRKDFALDSEESRMRVAAHHMMRNLTAGMAMITCREPLLMSIATNLKNSFAAALRAPTPQQREMMEEAAARIAQDNCELACCFIQKTAVEKAGPEMDKRLATEFELRKHARQEGRRYCDPVVLTYQAERMPEQIRLKVGGVDPKQLAVYEEFARNVPGFLPSNDLSQPTGFLAQPMKRPQAENQPCNIEATVPEREQQAWATDDVAQIYDKCIADLEQHLHAIPPALAMNPQTQALRSLLEAVVLARNSRDGIAALGLLQKAVEGLLDATSGADPDLLLRYRECHLLVLKALQDGRAYGPQWCNKQITRCLIECRDEYKYNVEAVELLIRNHLVNMQQYDLHLAQSMENGLHYMAVAFAMQLVKLLLVDERSVSHITEADLFHTIETLMRTSAHSRANAPEGLPQLMDVVRSNYEAMIDRAHGGPNFMMHSGISQASEYDDPPGLREKAEYLLREWVNLYHSAAAGRDSTKAFSAFVGQMHQQGILKTDDLITRFFRLCTEMCVEISYRAQAEQQHNPAASAAIIRAKCYHNLDAFVRLIALLVKHSGEATNTVTKINLLNKVLGIVVGVLIQDHDVRQTEFQQLPYHRIFIMLLLELNAPEHVLETINFQTLTAFCNTFHILRPTKAPGFVYAWLELISHRIFIARMLAHTPQQKGWPMYAQLLIDLFKYLAPFLRNVELNKPMQILYKGTLRVLLVLLHDFPEFLCDYHYGFCDVIPPNCIQLRNLILSAFPRNMRLPDPFTPNLKVDMLSEINIAPRILTNFTGVMPSQFKKDLDSYLKTRSPVTFLSELRSNLQVGGATLGPWKHLQQSDTSLDQVSNEPGNRYNIQLINALVLYVGTQAIAHIHNKGSTPSMSTITHSAHMDIFQNLAVDLDTEGRYLFLNAIANQLRYPNSHTHYFSCTMLYLFAEANTEAIQEQITRVLLERLIVNRPHPWGLLITFIELIKNPAFKFWSHDFVHCAPEIEKLFQSVAQCCMGQKQAQQVMEGTGAS, from the exons ATTTTCCGCAGGAGCGCTGTCCTGTGGTGCTCGCACCACTTCTGTACCCTGAGAAACGGGACATTCTCATGGATAGGATCTTGCCAGACTCTGGAGAGTTAACCAAGACCATGATGGAAAGTTCGCTTGCTGAGTTTATGCAGGAAGTTGGTTATGGCTTCTGTGCAAG TGTCGATGAATGCCGAAACATTATCCTGCAATATGGAGTGAGGGAGGTCACTGCAAGTCAGGTGGCCAGAGTGCTGGGCATGATGGCCCGCACACATTCTGGTCTATCTGATGGGATTCCTCTACAG TCCATTTCCACACCTGGTAGTGGCATATGGAGCGATGGGAAGGACAAGAGCGACGGCTCTCAGGCTCACACTTGGAATGTTGAAGTTCTGATAGATGTTGTCAAGGAAGTT AATCCTAATTTGAACTTCAAAGAGGTGACGTATGAGCTGGACCACCCTGGGTTTATGATCCGGGACAGCAAGGGATTACAGATTGTGGTCTATGGGATTCAGAGGGGACTTGGCATGGAGGTCTTCCCTGTGGATCTCATTTATAGACCCTGGAAGCATGCAGAAGGGCAG TTGTCATTCATCCAGCACTCCTTGATGAATCCTGATGTGTTCTGCTTTGCTGATTATCCCTGTCACACCGTCGCCATTGACATCTTGAAGGCTCCCCCTGAAGACGATAACCGGGAGATAGCTACCTG GAAAAGTCTGGACCTGGTGGAGAGTCTCCTGCGACTGTCTGAGGTGGGCCAGTATGACCAGGTGAAGCAGCTCTTCAGCTTTCCCATCAAGCACTGCCCAGACATGCTGGTGCTTGCCCTGCTGCAGATCAGCACGTCCTGGCACACGCTGCGGCATGAGCTCATCTCCACCCTCATGCCCATCTTCCTGGGAAACCATCCCAACTCTGCCATCATCCTGCACTACGCCTGGCATGGACAG GGCCAGTCCCCTTCTATCCGCCAGCTCATCATGCACTCAATGGCAGAGTGGTACATGAGAGGGGAGCAGTATGACCAAGCCAAGCTTTCACGCATATTAGATGTGGCTCAGGACTTAAAG TCTCTCTCCATGCTGCTAAATGGTACTCCATTTGCCTTTGTAATTGACCTTGCTGCACTTGCCTCTCGCCGTGAATACCTCAAACTTGACAAATGGCTGACCGATAAAATCCGAGAGCACGGG gaGCCCTTCATCCAAGCCTGTGTGACATTTCTAAAGAGACGCTGCCCCTCCATCATGGGGGGTCTAGCACCTGACAAGGACCAGCCCAAAAGTGCTCAGCTTCCTCCTGAAACACTGGCTACCATGTTGGCGTGTCTGCAGTCTTGTGCTGG CAGTGTGTCCCAGGAGCTTTCTGAAACCATTCTGACCATGGTGGCTAACTGTAGTAATGTAATGAACAAAGCACGCCAGCCACCACCCGGAGTTATGCCAAAGGGCCGCGCTCCAAGCACCAGCAGTCTAGATGCCATCTCTCCAGTCCAG AATATAGAAATTTCCATGACCGGCCTGAATCTGGGCCCATCAGCCACCTCCCACACCCCGAGCATGCCAGGCTTCCCCACCCCACTGGGGGGCTCTGCTTTCAGCAACCCCCAGTCTCCAGCCAAGGGCTTTCCTTCTCTCAACCCAAACCCCAGTGCCACTTTTGGAATAGGTGGTCTCTCCACACAACAACTTCCAG CTCCACTTGGTATTGGCTCTACACTTGGGATGCCAGCAGTCAACAGTGACCCATTTGGCACTAGGAAGAGCACCCCGGGTCTGAACCCACCCACCTTTCAACAGA CTGACCTATCTCAGGTTTGGCCTGAGGCTAACCAGCACTTTAGCAAGGAAATTGATGATGAGGCCAACAGCTACTTCCAGCGCATCTATAACcatcccccacaccccaccatGTCTGTTGATGAG GTGTTGGAGATGCTGCAGAGGTTTAAGGACTCCAGTATCAAACGTGAGCGTGAAGTGTTCAACTGTATGCTGAGGAACCTGTTTGAGGAGTATCGCTTCTTCCCACAGTACCCAGACAAAGAGTTGCACATCACAGCTTGTCTGTTTGGGGGCATCATTGAGAAGGGCCTAGTCACATACATGGCTCTGGGGCTGGCACTGAGATATGTTCTTGAAGCCTTAAGAAAACCCTTTGGATCCAAAATGTATTACTTTGGGATTGCTGCACTAGATAGGTTTAAAAATAG GCTAAAGGATTATCCACAGTATTGTCAGCACTTGGCATCCATAGCTCATTTTCTCCAATTCCCCCATCATTTACAAGAG TGTGTGCAGTATATCGAGTATGGACAGCAGTCACGGGACCCCCCTGTGAAGATGCAGGGCACCATCACCACACCAGGCAGTGTAGCGCTGGCTCAGGCCCAGTCCCAGGCCCCCAAAGCACCTCAGGCTGGGCAGGCCAGCACCCTTGTCACcactgctaccaccaccaccaccgctgccaaaaccaccaccatcaccaggCCCACTGCTGTCAACTTTAAGAAAGATGTGCCA cCCTCTATAAATACAACAAACATTGACACACTGCTGGTGGCCACTGATCAAACAGAGAGGATTGTAGAGCCACCTGAGAATGTGCAAGAGAAAATTGCCTTCATCTTCAACAACCTCTCTCAATCCAACATGTCCCAAAAG GTTGAGGAGCTAAAGGAGACCGTAAAGGAGGAGTTCATGCCCTGGGTATCTCAGTACCTAGTCATGAAGAGGGTCAGCATTGAGCCAAATTTCCACAGCTTGTATTCTAACTTCCTGGATACACTGAAGAACCCAGAGTTTGTGAAGATGGTTCTGAATGAGACTTACCGGAACATCAAG GTCCTTCTTACCTCTGACAAGGCAGCTGCTAACTTTTCTGATCGCTCCCTGCTGAAGAACTTGGGACACTGGCTGGGGATGATTACTCTTGCAAAAAACAAGCCCATCTTATATCAG GATCTGGAATTGAAATCACTGCTGCTTGAGGCCTATGTCAAAGGCCAGCAGGAGCTGCTGTATGTGGTACCATTTGTTGCCAAAGTCCTTGAGTCCAGCCTCCGCAGCGTG GTCTTCAGACCCCTGAATCCTTGGACAATGGCCATTATGAATGTACTGGCAGAGCTGCATCAGGAACACGACTTAAAG TTGAACCTGAAGTTTGAAATTGAGGTTCTGTGTAAGAACTTGTCACTGGACATCAACGACCTGAAGCCGGGGAACCTGCTGAAGGACAAGGACACACTGAAGAACCTGGAGGAGCAGCTGTCTGCACCAAAGAAGGAGACCAAGCCGCCTGAAGAGATGTTGCCTGTAGGAGGTACTACAG CTGCTCCCTCAGCTCCGGCCACTACCACAGCCTGCACCGCTACCGGTCCCCCCACGCCTCAGTTTAGCTACCATGACATCAATGTGTATGCCCTAGCAGGGCTGGCCCCGCacataaacatcaacatcaat ATCCCCCTGTTGCAGGCCCACCCTCAGCTGAAGCAGTGTGTGCGGCAGTCCATCGAGCGCGCTGTGCAGGAGCTGGTGCACCCTGTGGTGGACCGCTCCATTAAGATCGCCATGACCACCTGCGAGCAGATCGTCAGGAAGGACTTTGCACTGGACTCGGAGGAGTCCCGCATGCGGGTGGCTGCCCATCACATGATGCGCAACCTGACCGCCGGCATGGCTATGATCACCTGTAGAGAGCCACTCCTCATGAGCATCGCCACCAACCTCAAGAACAGCTTTGCTGCAGCACTTAGG GCTCCCACCcctcagcagagagagatgatggaggaGGCGGCCGCTCGCATTGCCCAGGACAACTGCGAGCTGGCTTGTTGCTTCATTCAGAAGACAGCCGTGGAGAAGGCCGGTCCCGAGATGGACAAACGGCTGGCCACA GAGTTTGAATTAAGGAAGCATGCCCGCCAGGAGGGCCGGCGCTACTGCGACCCCGTGGTGCTCACCTACCAGGCCGAGCGCATGCCCGAGCAGATCAGACTGAAG GTGGGTGGTGTGGACCCAAAGCAGCTGGCTGTTTATGAGGAGTTTGCCCGAAATGTCCCTGGCTTCCTCCCAAGCAATGATCTGTCTCAGCCCACAGGATTCCTGGCCCAACCAATGAAG cgtccccaggcggaaaaccaaccttgcaacattgaggctaccgtcccggaaagagaa CAGCAGGCATGGGCCACTGATGACGTGGCTCAGATCTATGACAAGTGCATTGCAGATCTGGAGCAGCACTTGCATGCCATCCCCCCAGCCCTGGCCATGAACCCACAGACCCAGGCTCTGCGCAGCCTGCTGGAGGCCGTGGTGCTCGCACGCAACTCCCGTGATGGCATCGCCGCCCTGGGCCTGCTCCAGAAG GCTGTGGAGGGCTTGCTGGATGCCACCAGTGGTGCAGATCCAGACCTGCTCCTGCGCTACAGAGAATGCCACCTGCTGGTGCTCAAAGCACTCCAGGATGGACGGGCCTACGGCCCACAGTGGTGCAACAAGCAGATCACCAG ATGCCTGATTGAATGCCGTGACGAGTACAAATACAATGTGGAGGCAGTGGAGCTGCTGATCAGGAATCACCTGGTGAACATGCAGCAGTATGACCTGCATCTGGCACAG TCGATGGAGAACGGGCTGCATTACATGGCAGTGGCATTCGCCATGCAGCTGGTCAAGTTGCTGCTCGTAGATGAGCGCAGCGTGAGCCACATCACAGAGGCCGACCTCTTTCACACCATCGAGACCCTGATGAGGACCAGCGCCCACTCCAGAGCTAATGCCCCAGAAgg GCTGCCCCAGCTGATGGATGTGGTCCGCTCCAACTATGAAGCCATGATTGACCGTGCTCACGGCGGTCCCAACTTCATGATGCACTCTGGGATCTCCCAGGCATCTGAGTACGATGACCCTCCAGGCCTCCGAGAGAAGGCCGAGTACCTGCTGAGGGAGTGGGTCAACCTGTACCATTCTGCAGCCGCCGGCCGGGACAGTACCAAAGCCTTCTCTGCTTTTGTGGGCCAG ATGCACCAGCAGGGCATTCTCAAGACGGATGACTTGATCACGCGCTTCTTCCGTCTCTGCACTGAGATGTGTGTGGAGATCAGCTACCGGGCGCAAGCAGAGCAGCAGCACAACCCTGCTGCCAGCGCAGCCATCATCAGAGCCAAATGCTACCACAACCTGGATGCCTTTGTGCGCCTCATCGCTCTTCTGGTCAAACACTCTGGAGAGGCCACCAACACGGTCACCAAGATCAACCTGCTCAACAAA GTGCTCGGCATTGTGGTCGGTGTTCTGATCCAGGACCATGATGTGAGACAGACGGAGTTCCAGCAGCTGCCTTACCACCGCATCTTCAtcatgctgctgctggagctcaATGCCCCTGAGCACGTCCTGGAGACCATCAACTTCCAGACCCTCACTGCCTTCTG CAATACCTTTCACATCTTGAGGCCTACAAAAGCCCCTGGCTTTGTCTACGCATGGCTGGAGCTGATTTCTCACAGAATCTTCATTGCCAGAATGCTAGCACACACCCCACAGCAGAAG gGTTGGCCTATGTATGCCCAGCTGCTCATTGATCTGTTCAAGTACTTAGCCCCCTTCCTGAGGAATGTCGAGCTCAACAAACCTATGCAAATCCTGTACAAG GGCACTCTCCGTGTGCTTCTGGTCCTGCTCCATGATTTCCCAGAATTTCTGTGTGACTACCATTATGGCTTCTGTGACGTCATCCCTCCCAACTGCATCCAGCTGCGAAACCTGATCCTGAGTGCCTTCCCTCGCAACATGAGACTTCCAGACCCCTTCACCCCCAATCTGAAG GTGGACATGTTGAGTGAAATTAACATTGCTCCACGCATCCTCACTAACTTTACTGGAGTGATGCCCTCCCAATTTAAGAAGGATCTGGACTCCTACCTGAAGACGCGCTCTCCTGTCACCTTCCTCTCTGAGCTGCGCAGCAACCTGCAGGTAGGGGGCGCCACTCTGGGTCCCTGGAAGCACTTACAGCAAAGCGACACATCCTTAGACCAG GTGTCCAATGAGCCTGGCAATCGCTACAATATTCAGCTGATCAATGCGCTGGTGTTGTATGTGGGCACTCAGGCCATCGCTCACATTCACAACAAGGGCAGCACCCCCTCTATGAGCACcatcacacactctgcacacatgGACATCTTCCAGAACCTTGCTGTGGACCTGGACACTGAGG GCCGCTATCTGTTCCTGAACGCAATTGCCAACCAGCTCCGCTACCCGAACAGCCACACACATTACTTCAGCTGCACCATGCTTTACTTGTTTGCTGAAGCTAACACAGAGGCTATTCAGGAGCAAATCACCAG GGTCCTGCTGGAGAGGCTGATTGTGAACAGGCCGCATCCATGGGGATTGCTCATCACCTTCATTGAGCTCATCAAGAACCCGGCCTTTAAGTTCTGGAGCCACGACTTTGTCCACTGCGCTCCAGAGATCGAGAA GTTGTTCCAGTCGGTGGCTCAGTGCTGTATGGGGCAGAAGCAGGCCCAGCAGGTGATGGAGGGCACAGGGGCCAGCTAG